A stretch of Henckelia pumila isolate YLH828 chromosome 4, ASM3356847v2, whole genome shotgun sequence DNA encodes these proteins:
- the LOC140863284 gene encoding receptor-like protein EIX2 codes for MATRNRILNNILVSIILVLECLGSTVSGQNSSAGNIRCFEMERQALLKLKDELVDETGRLSSWGVGRNQNECCEWSGVRCDNVTYHVTQLNLSAPPPIFQGGPSVAPLTGKIISSSLLELKHLTYLDLSLNDFEYSSIPDFIGSFQKLQYLNLSSANFNGSIPQSVGNLSELMYLDFSSNSGLFSENLGWLAHLGSLEYLDLSVVELGKATDWLHAISNLTSIKELKLANCGLEGILPSSLPSINIASAPLATLDLSMNPSISSSAFSFFLNFSTSLTSIDFSSNNITSLIPEAYAFDNQIFLEHLDLSNNNLEGGIPRFFGNMSNLVYLDLSSNSLMMPLSEIMSNFSGSVERNLKHLDLSDNMITGSLPDFSKFSSLNVLVLRGNMLNGSITEDYPNIPSLVQLDLSSNSFKGELPDLTIYPLLEILSLHENMFNGPLRESIGSLSQMQVLDLASNNFQGIVTESHFFSLSRLRILDLSSNPLLTVNCSSHWIPPFQLTVIKLSNCKVGPHFPQWLQYQNSSKFLDISFSQIADTIPSWIGDLTSRPIHLNMSNNQIQGVFPKIGFFSFNLTGYVRSLVHESVYGMVLDLSKNQITGETTFLCQSEEWVLIDLSSNLFFGHLPNCFANSTRLRFLNLANNNFSGEIPSSLGSLPLLSLLNLRNNSFSGEIPASLRSCTELKMIDLGENRLTGIIPTWIGDDLLSMIVLTLRFNEFRGTIPWSICNLQNIQVLDLSLNKISGVVPKCLDNLTAMTDRPGSDQKISDLLGTPELYYTLLDAAYFTWKGKAINFVNHNIFVELIDLSSNALTGDIPSEITKLVGLDSLNLSRNSLNGQIPANIGFLKYLNSLDLSRNHLSGGIPASLSQLNFLGILDLSYNNLSGRIPPLNFDGSSYTGNPGLCGRLELNKSCPNENENTHQDNGTEHLKHEEDHELISNGFYICMGFGFVFGFWGIFGVILLNKSARSAYFKLLDAIEDSLYIYESRARKSPSDQRKRL; via the exons ATGGCTACTCGAAATAGAATCTTAAATAATATCCTTGTGTCAATTATTCTGGTTTTAGAGTGTTTGGGAAGTACTGTTTCCGGACAAAATTCTTCAGCTGGTAACATCAGATGCTTTGAGATGGAGAGACAAGCTCTTCTCAAGTTGAAAGACGAGCTTGTTGATGAAACTGGCAGACTCTCTTCCTGGGGAGTCGGAAGAAACCAAAACGAGTGCTGCGAATGGAGTGGCGTCCGATGTGATAATGTAACTTATCATGTCACACAATTGAATCTCAGTGCTCCACCTCCAATCTTTCAGGGCGGACCCAGTGTGGCTCCTCTCACAGGTAAGATTATAAGCTCTTCGTTATTGGAATTGAAGCACTTGACTTACCTCGACCTGAGTTTGAATGATTTTGAGTATTCAAGCATCCCCGACTTCATTGGTTCGTTTCAGAAATTGCAGTATCTCAATCTTTCCTCTGCTAATTTCAATGGATCCATTCCGCAGAGTGTTGGAAACCTTTCCGAGTTGATGTATCTTGATTTTAGTTCCAATTCTGGGCTCTTTAGTGAAAATCTTGGTTGGTTGGCTCATCTTGGCTCACTTGAATATCTGGACCTCAGTGTTGTGGAGCTCGGCAAAGCAACCGATTGGTTGCATGCGATTAGCAACTTAACATCTATTAAAGAACTAAAATTGGCAAACTGTGGACTTGAAGGGATCCTCCCTTCTTCTCTTCCCTCTATCAATATTGCTTCTGCTCCTCTTGCTACCCTCGACTTGTCGATGAATCCCAGTATCTCGTCTTCGGCATTTTCGTTTTTCTTGAACTTCAGCACAAGCCTAACCTCCATTGATTTCTCATCTAACAATATAACAAGTCTCATTCCTGAAGCATATGCTTTTGACAACCAGATATTTCTTGAACATCTTGATCTCTCTAATAATAACCTTGAAGGTGGGATTCCTAGATTCTTCGGAAATATGAGCAATTTAGTATACTTGGATTTGTCCTCCAACAGTTTGATGATGCCACTTTCTGAAATAATGAGCAACTTTTCGGGGTCCGTAGAAAGGAATTTGAAGCATCTGGATTTGAGTGATAACATGATAACTGGTTCATTGCCTGATTTTTCAAAGTTTTCATCCTTGAATGTGCTTGTACTCCGGGGGAATATGTTGAATGGATCCATTACAGAGGATTACCCAAATATCCCATCTCTTGTTCAGTTAGATTTGTCATCAAATAGTTTTAAAGGTGAACTACCCGATCTCACAATTTATCCGCTCCTCGAAATATTGTCTCTCCACGAAAATATGTTCAATGGGCCTTTGAGAGAAAGCATTGGATCCCTTTCACAGATGCAGGTTTTAGATCTGGCTTCAAATAACTTCCAAGGCATAGTAACAGAGTCCCATTTCTTCAGTCTATCTCGTCTACGAATACTCGACTTGTCTTCTAACCCACTGTTGACAGTAAATTGTAGCTCACATTGGATTCCTCCTTTTCAACTAACAGTAATAAAACTCTCCAATTGTAAAGTGGGACCGCATTTTCCGCAATGGCTCCAATACCAGAACAGTTCAAAGTTTCTTGATATCTCGTTTTCTCAGATAGCGGACACCATTCCTAGTTGGATTGGTGACTTAACTTCCAGGCCAATACATCTGAATATGTCGAATAACCAAATCCAGGGCGTCTTTCCGAAGATCGGATTCTTTTCTTTCAACCTTACAGGATACGTACGGTCTCTTGTGCATGAGAGTGTATATGGAATGGTATTAGATCTGTCCAAAAATCAAATTACTGGTGAAACAACTTTTTTGTGCCAGAGTGAAGAGTGGGTACTGATTGACCTCTCAAGTAACCTTTTTTTCGGTCATCTACCGAATTGTTTCGCCAACTCTACTCGGTTAAGATTTCTTAATTTGGCCAACAATAATTTCTCTGGAGAAATCCCAAGCTCATTAGGCTCCTTACCATTGCTATCTTTGTTGAATTTGAGAAACAACAGCTTCTCAGGTGAAATCCCTGCATCTTTGAGAAGCTGCACCGAGTTAAAAATGATCGATCTCGGAGAAAACAGGCTAACAGGCATCATACCTACATGGATAGGAGATGATTTGCTTTCAATGATTGTTCTAACTCTACGTTTCAACGAGTTTCGCGGTACAATACCTTGGAGCATTTGCAACCTACAAAATATCCAAGTGCTAGACCTCTCTTTGAACAAGATATCCGGAGTTGTACCGAAATGCTTGGATAATCTTACTGCCATGACCGATAGGCCAGGATCCGACCAGAAAATATCTGATTTATTGGGTACACCAGAACTATACTATACATTACTAGATGCTGCATATTTCACGTGGAAAGGAAAGGCGATCAACTTcgtaaatcataatatattcGTCGAACTCATTGATTTGTCGAGCAATGCCTTAACTGGTGATATCCCATCTGAAATCACAAAACTTGTTGGCCTAGATTCGTTGAATCTTTCCAGAAACAGTTTAAATGGACAAATTCCTGCAAACATTGGTTTCTTGAAATACTTGAATTCCCTGGATCTTTCAAGAAACCACCTTTCCGGTGGTATTCCCGCCAGCCTTTCCCAATTGAATTTTCTTGGAATCTTGGACTTGTCCTACAACAACTTGTCGGGTAGAATTCCGCCTCTCAACTTTGATGGATCATCCTATACTGGGAATCCTGGTCTTTGCGGACGTCTTGAACTCAATAAATCTTGCCCCAACGAAAACGAAAACACGCATCAAGATAACGGCACGGAACATTTGAAGCACGAAGAAGATCATGAGTTGATTAGCAATGGATTCTATATCTGTATGGGatttggttttgtttttggaTTTTGGGGTATCTTCGGGGTAATACTACTCAACAAGTCAGCAAGATCTGCATATTTCAAGTTGTTGGATGCAATTGAAgactctttatatatatatgagagcAGAGCTCGAAAAAGCCCATCTGATCAGAGAAAGAG GCTATGA